The nucleotide sequence AGACCGTTCATATATACTTCCGCTCTGCAACTTTCTCCTAGATTCCATGATGTTCCGACAGAACTCGCAATTTATGTTTTAGAATTAGACGACTACTTAGATACCAAACGCGGACTGACTACTATGGTTTCTAGTTGGAGAAGGTTCGACGATACAGTCATCCCTACTCTCTCCAAAGTTTCCGGTGGATATGTAAACTCAGCGCTTGCAAAATCGGAAGCAGTTCAAAACGGATATGACGAAGCAATCTTCTTAGACGGAAGAGGTTTTGTAAGCGAAGGTTCCGCAGAAAATATCTTCTTAGTTAGAGACGGAAAAATCATCACTCCATCTATCTCTTCTTCTTTACTAGAAGGTATTACAAGGCGATCCGTTCTGCAACTTGCAAAAGACGCCGGATACGAAATTATCGAAAGAGATATCACTCGAAGTGAACTTTATATCGCGGATGAGATCTTCTTCTCCGGGACCGGAGTGCAGATCGCTTGGGTGAGTGAAGTGGATAAGAGAAAAATCGGTAACGGAGAAATGGGACCGATCACTAAAAAATTACAGTCCACATTCTTCGATCTAGTAGTCGGGAAAAACCAAAACTACAAACACTGGTTGACTCCTGTTTATTAATCTTTAATAAAAGGAACATGTCTTCCGCATTCGGTATCGAGGAAATCCAAGGCCAAGAAAGGGCATTAGTATTCTTAAAAAAATACTCATCCCAACCTGACCTTCTTCCTCCCCTACTCATCTTTCATGGACCGGAAGGAACCGGAAAAGAATCCGCAGTCGAAAGATTTATCAGACATATTCTTTGTTTAGAAGGAAACTCTTGCGGACATTGCGTTTCTTGCAGAGCGTTCATGCACCATTCCCATCCGGATATAGTTTGGTTTCCATTAGAGAAGAATAAACAGATCTCTATCGGTAAAGAAGACAACCCGGAAGAGTTCACAATCCGTTGGTTGATCCGCACAAGACTATATTATAGACCTCATCTTTCTAAGATTAGATTTATTATCATTCCCGACGCTTCTTTGATCGGGAACGAAGCGGAGACGGCTCTTTTAAAATCTTTAGAAGAAGCGCCCTTCTTCACTCGTTTTATTTTTATAGTAAACGACTTGGAACAATTGAAGGAGACAATCGTGAGTAGGGCGGTTTGTATTCCTTTCGGTTATCTCCCTCAACAAGTTATAAAAGAACTACATAGTAAAAATTCGACACCATACTTCCCTGCAAAAGGAGGAAGTATGGTTTCCTTCGATTGTCCGCCTGAGGTGTTGGAACAAATTTCCCAAAGGATCAACGGAAACCTAAGACAACCTTTGGATTATCTTAGGTTAGAAGAATGGATACTGGAATACAAAGAAGAACATCCCG is from Leptospira sp. WS58.C1 and encodes:
- a CDS encoding branched-chain amino acid transaminase; this translates as MPESIKKLSYFEGKIVPESEANINIKTHALQYGTTVFGGIRGYYDPSSDNLYVFRILDHYKRLVNSTKIMQLQFTKTPEELRDITLDLLKQSGYRRNVYLRPFIYTSALQLSPRFHDVPTELAIYVLELDDYLDTKRGLTTMVSSWRRFDDTVIPTLSKVSGGYVNSALAKSEAVQNGYDEAIFLDGRGFVSEGSAENIFLVRDGKIITPSISSSLLEGITRRSVLQLAKDAGYEIIERDITRSELYIADEIFFSGTGVQIAWVSEVDKRKIGNGEMGPITKKLQSTFFDLVVGKNQNYKHWLTPVY